The Pirellulales bacterium genome includes a window with the following:
- a CDS encoding DUF1501 domain-containing protein, translating into MNPPPAQRLRINRRRLLQFGGLGSLGMGLSNLVALRQAHAATAPPRPIEACIFLFYYGGPSHHDTFDMKLDAPREVRGDFAPISTSVPGLPVCEHLPNVARLMDRMAIVRSLHHPMRNHNSAAVESLCGRTPLRGDLELLANDPATDFPCMGAALTRMCGREQLVPPYVALPHIMYNVVMLPGQTAGFLGPSFEPLRILRDPNQTPFQVPELQLPAGMTAGDLSERERLLELVDAQTAAASEAPKVDQYWRRAFDVLQSDAMRKALDLDSEPAAVRDRYGRNTHGQSVLLARRLVENGVRFVSVYDKVHNGLNNWDTHVNNFGRLKDELLPPCDLAFSALVEDLEARGLLDTTLVVWIGEFGRTPRINSSGGRDHWPDCFSTVLAGGGVRGGALHGASDRLGAYPERDPATPGDLTATIFWRFGIDPHAEISDSLGRAYRLAEGEPWRGLFGA; encoded by the coding sequence ATGAACCCGCCACCGGCCCAGCGACTGCGGATCAATCGGCGACGCCTGCTGCAATTCGGCGGGCTCGGCTCGCTGGGAATGGGGTTGAGCAACCTGGTTGCCCTGCGCCAGGCGCACGCGGCCACGGCCCCGCCCCGTCCGATCGAGGCCTGTATTTTTCTGTTCTATTACGGCGGCCCCAGTCACCACGACACGTTCGACATGAAGCTCGACGCGCCGCGCGAGGTGCGTGGCGATTTCGCGCCCATTTCGACGTCGGTGCCGGGGTTGCCGGTCTGCGAGCATCTGCCCAACGTGGCCCGGTTGATGGATCGCATGGCAATCGTGCGCTCGTTGCATCACCCGATGCGAAATCACAACTCGGCGGCGGTCGAATCGCTGTGTGGCCGCACGCCGCTGCGCGGCGACCTGGAATTGCTCGCCAACGATCCGGCCACCGACTTTCCCTGCATGGGCGCGGCGCTGACGCGCATGTGTGGGCGCGAGCAATTGGTGCCGCCGTACGTGGCGCTGCCGCACATCATGTACAACGTGGTGATGCTCCCGGGCCAGACGGCCGGGTTTTTGGGGCCCAGTTTCGAACCTCTACGAATTCTGCGCGATCCGAATCAGACGCCCTTTCAGGTGCCCGAGCTACAGCTTCCGGCCGGAATGACCGCGGGCGATCTGAGCGAGCGAGAGCGGCTGCTGGAGCTGGTCGACGCGCAGACTGCGGCGGCGTCCGAGGCGCCCAAGGTCGACCAATACTGGCGGCGCGCCTTCGACGTGCTGCAAAGCGACGCCATGCGCAAGGCCCTGGACCTCGATTCCGAACCGGCGGCGGTGCGCGACCGGTACGGCCGCAACACGCACGGCCAGAGCGTGCTCTTGGCGCGGCGGCTCGTGGAAAACGGCGTCCGGTTCGTGAGCGTCTATGACAAGGTGCACAACGGGCTCAACAACTGGGACACGCACGTCAACAATTTCGGCCGCTTGAAGGACGAGCTGCTGCCGCCGTGTGACCTGGCATTTTCGGCCCTGGTCGAAGACCTCGAAGCGCGAGGGCTGCTCGATACGACGTTGGTCGTGTGGATTGGTGAGTTTGGCCGGACGCCGCGCATCAACAGCAGTGGCGGACGGGATCACTGGCCCGACTGCTTCAGCACCGTGCTGGCGGGCGGGGGCGTGCGTGGCGGTGCCTTACACGGCGCCAGCGACCGCTTGGGTGCGTATCCCGAGCGCGATCCAGCGACGCCGGGCGACCTGACCGCCACGATTTTTTGGCGGTTCGGCATCGATCCGCACGCCGAAATCAGCGATTCGCTCGGTCGTGCGTATCGGCTGGCCGAAGGCGAGCCTTGGCGGGGATTGTTCGGGGCCTGA
- a CDS encoding SulP family inorganic anion transporter, with translation MDQPVKSQARKDAPAPGFAGMLQNWQPDLTSGFLVFLIALPLCLGISLASGFPAIAGVFTAIIGGIVASLISNSELTIKGPAAGLIVIVLGAMNDFGYTRGADAAADAHAYHMTLAVGLVAACIQIGFAVLRAGVLSELFPLAAVHGMLAAIGVIIISKQAHVMLGVKPTASEPLPLLAEIPHSLMNLNPEVAIIGLISLVVLFGVPLIKNKTIRKVPSQLIVILLAIPLGMYFDLAHEHSYKFASAEFKLGPKFLVDVPSNMFAAMTHPEFGVLTNPVAWKWIAMFALIGSLESLLSAKAIDLLDPWRRKTNFNRDLLAVGVGNAIAASIGGLPMISEIVRSRANIDNGARTRGANLFHSLFLLAFVALVPNIIHQIPLTALAAMLCYTGFRLAHPREFWHVWQIGAGQLLVFVTTLVAVLATDLLIGVLIGIALQIVLLLFDGAPLVSLVKPHLEIDQPDEKTFVINVRHSAAFTTWLGLRKQIYGAGADKDVVIDLSDTRLVDHNVLEKLHELEREFETRNCRLVIKGLDEHQSSSSHPTASRRKPKKVETAVPR, from the coding sequence ATGGACCAACCGGTAAAGTCACAAGCGCGCAAAGACGCACCTGCCCCTGGTTTCGCCGGAATGCTGCAGAACTGGCAGCCCGACCTGACCTCCGGCTTCCTCGTTTTCCTGATCGCCCTGCCGCTGTGCCTCGGGATTTCCCTGGCCTCGGGTTTCCCCGCGATCGCCGGCGTATTCACCGCCATCATTGGCGGCATCGTCGCGTCCTTGATCAGCAATTCCGAGCTGACCATCAAGGGTCCCGCAGCCGGCCTGATCGTCATCGTGCTGGGGGCGATGAACGACTTCGGCTATACCCGCGGGGCCGACGCAGCGGCCGACGCCCACGCTTACCACATGACCCTGGCCGTGGGCCTCGTCGCGGCCTGCATCCAGATCGGCTTCGCCGTGTTGCGGGCCGGTGTCCTCAGCGAACTGTTTCCGCTGGCCGCCGTGCACGGCATGCTGGCAGCGATCGGCGTAATCATCATTTCCAAGCAGGCCCACGTGATGCTCGGCGTCAAGCCGACCGCGTCGGAGCCGTTGCCGCTCTTGGCCGAGATTCCGCACAGCCTGATGAACCTCAACCCCGAGGTGGCCATTATCGGCCTCATCAGCCTGGTGGTTTTGTTCGGCGTGCCATTGATCAAGAACAAGACGATTCGCAAGGTACCGTCGCAATTGATCGTCATTCTGCTGGCGATTCCGCTGGGCATGTATTTCGATCTCGCGCACGAGCACTCGTACAAGTTCGCGAGCGCCGAGTTCAAACTGGGCCCCAAATTCCTGGTCGACGTGCCGTCGAACATGTTCGCCGCCATGACGCACCCTGAATTCGGCGTGCTCACCAACCCCGTCGCCTGGAAATGGATCGCGATGTTCGCCCTGATTGGCAGCCTCGAATCGCTGCTGTCGGCCAAGGCGATCGACCTGCTCGACCCGTGGCGGCGCAAGACCAACTTCAATCGCGACCTGCTGGCCGTCGGCGTCGGCAACGCGATCGCCGCATCGATCGGTGGTCTGCCGATGATCTCCGAGATCGTCCGCAGCCGGGCCAACATCGACAACGGTGCGCGGACCCGGGGCGCCAACTTGTTCCACAGCTTGTTCCTGCTGGCGTTCGTCGCGTTGGTGCCGAACATCATCCACCAGATTCCTCTGACCGCCTTGGCGGCCATGTTGTGCTACACCGGCTTCCGTCTGGCTCATCCGCGCGAGTTCTGGCACGTCTGGCAGATCGGCGCCGGCCAGTTGCTCGTGTTCGTCACGACACTCGTGGCCGTGCTGGCAACCGACCTGCTGATCGGCGTGCTGATCGGTATCGCGCTGCAAATCGTCCTGCTGCTCTTCGATGGGGCCCCGTTGGTTTCGCTGGTCAAGCCCCATTTGGAGATCGATCAGCCCGACGAAAAGACGTTTGTGATCAACGTCAGGCACTCGGCCGCCTTCACCACCTGGCTGGGCCTGCGCAAGCAGATCTACGGGGCAGGTGCCGACAAGGACGTCGTGATCGACTTGTCCGACACGCGGCTGGTCGATCACAACGTGCTGGAAAAGCTGCACGAGCTGGAACGCGAGTTCGAGACGCGCAACTGCCGGCTGGTGATCAAAGGCCTCGACGAGCACCAAAGCAGCTCGTCGCACCCGACGGCCTCGCGCCGCAAGCCGAAGAAGGTGGAAACAGCGGTTCCTCGCTAA
- a CDS encoding response regulator transcription factor: MQLLVVEDDPVIGKALRRGFTESGQRCTLVADGAAALEALAAQAFDVIVLDILLPGISGLDLLRRVRESGNRTPVILLTALGSIEERVAGLKAGADDYVVKPFAFPELLARIEAICRRSQTRPSTSVACGDLQLDLTTRRVERDGRQVELTPTEFSLLEFLMRHAGQVVTRKMLCEHLWDSDWEGSTNVIEVHINHLRRKLDRGAPVSCIQTVRGRGYALRPVERVG; encoded by the coding sequence ATGCAGTTGCTCGTCGTTGAAGACGACCCGGTGATCGGCAAGGCCTTGCGGCGCGGGTTCACCGAAAGCGGTCAGCGCTGCACGCTCGTAGCCGACGGCGCCGCGGCGCTCGAAGCGCTCGCGGCTCAGGCCTTCGACGTCATCGTGCTCGATATTCTCTTGCCGGGCATCTCCGGGCTCGATCTGCTGCGAAGAGTTCGCGAGTCGGGTAATCGCACGCCGGTCATCCTGTTGACCGCGCTGGGCTCGATTGAAGAGCGGGTCGCTGGGCTCAAGGCCGGGGCCGACGATTACGTCGTCAAACCGTTCGCGTTTCCGGAACTGCTGGCGCGCATCGAGGCGATTTGCCGGCGTTCCCAGACTCGCCCCTCGACGTCCGTAGCTTGCGGCGATTTGCAGCTCGATTTGACTACCCGGCGCGTCGAACGCGACGGTCGACAAGTCGAATTGACGCCGACGGAATTCAGCCTGCTCGAATTTCTCATGCGGCACGCGGGCCAGGTTGTCACGCGCAAGATGCTCTGCGAACATTTGTGGGATTCGGACTGGGAAGGTTCGACCAACGTGATCGAGGTGCACATCAATCACCTCCGCCGCAAGTTGGACCGCGGGGCGCCCGTGTCGTGCATTCAAACCGTTCGGGGACGCGGCTATGCCCTTCGCCCGGTGGAACGGGTCGGTTAG
- a CDS encoding HAMP domain-containing histidine kinase, translated as MPFARWNGSVRSIRVRLTLWNTFVLLLTVLAAFWALRLGLREVARQETDELIQEDMLELSYQFEQLWPDKVAIEAVMNRKALAHAHRGVFIQTLDPEGRVEWSSHNTPLALQQLAAIPGEETISIDKYRVARKLFHSARIPGMRIRVGATPEPFEAHFAQLNRAMLMVGLLMVSLSPLGGFWLANRAIRPMAELIRGAEALQPTQLEQRLPVRQTNDELDQLSQTINRLLDRIAAYVEHNRQFVANAAHELRSPLAAIQTAVEVTGAAERTPEEYQELLDEVSEACSHLSFLVNQLLLLAESDTVGLQGCDEPVALDQVVRRSVEIFRAAAEDQAVTLTATVAPDVWVSGAAQHLRQVLNNLIDNCLKYTPAGGEVQVSLSRDDARQQAVLRVSDTGVGISVRDLPHIFEPFYRGDRARSRGAKQSGTGLGLSICQAIVREHGGTIEVASQVNQGTAFTVRFPAWYGARPELKTAATLPS; from the coding sequence ATGCCCTTCGCCCGGTGGAACGGGTCGGTTAGATCGATCCGCGTCCGACTGACGCTCTGGAATACCTTCGTCCTGCTGTTGACGGTGCTAGCCGCGTTTTGGGCGTTGCGCCTGGGCTTGAGAGAAGTCGCGCGACAAGAAACCGACGAGCTGATTCAAGAGGACATGCTCGAGCTGTCCTATCAGTTTGAGCAACTTTGGCCCGACAAGGTGGCGATCGAGGCGGTGATGAACCGCAAGGCGCTGGCCCACGCACATCGCGGGGTCTTCATCCAAACGCTCGATCCCGAGGGGCGCGTCGAATGGAGCAGCCATAATACGCCCCTGGCGCTGCAACAGCTCGCGGCGATTCCTGGGGAAGAAACAATCTCGATCGACAAGTACCGCGTCGCGCGCAAGCTGTTTCACTCGGCGCGGATTCCCGGCATGCGGATTCGGGTGGGCGCGACGCCGGAGCCGTTCGAGGCTCATTTTGCGCAATTGAACCGTGCGATGCTGATGGTGGGGTTGTTGATGGTATCGCTGTCTCCGTTGGGGGGCTTCTGGTTGGCCAACCGGGCGATCCGCCCGATGGCCGAGCTGATCCGCGGTGCCGAGGCTTTGCAGCCGACGCAGCTCGAGCAGCGATTGCCGGTGCGACAGACGAACGACGAGTTGGATCAGCTGTCGCAGACGATCAACCGGCTGCTCGACCGGATCGCGGCGTATGTGGAGCACAACCGGCAGTTCGTGGCCAACGCGGCGCACGAGCTGCGTTCGCCGCTGGCGGCGATTCAGACGGCGGTCGAGGTGACCGGGGCGGCAGAGCGGACGCCGGAAGAGTACCAGGAGCTGCTCGACGAGGTGAGCGAGGCTTGCTCGCATCTGTCGTTTCTGGTGAACCAGTTGCTGCTGCTGGCGGAGAGCGACACGGTGGGCTTGCAGGGTTGCGACGAGCCGGTGGCACTGGACCAGGTGGTGCGGCGTTCGGTGGAGATCTTTCGCGCGGCGGCCGAGGATCAAGCGGTGACGCTGACGGCCACGGTGGCGCCGGACGTGTGGGTCAGCGGCGCGGCACAACATCTGCGTCAGGTGCTCAACAATCTGATCGACAACTGTTTGAAGTACACTCCGGCGGGCGGCGAGGTGCAGGTGAGCCTGTCGCGCGACGATGCGCGTCAGCAGGCGGTACTGCGGGTGAGCGACACGGGAGTGGGGATTTCTGTCCGGGATCTGCCGCACATCTTCGAGCCGTTTTACCGCGGCGACCGGGCTCGGTCGCGCGGGGCGAAGCAGAGTGGGACGGGGCTGGGGTTGAGCATCTGCCAGGCGATCGTGCGGGAACACGGCGGCACGATCGAAGTGGCCAGCCAGGTCAATCAGGGCACCGCCTTCACCGTGCGATTCCCGGCCTGGTACGGCGCCAGGCCCGAGTTGAAGACCGCAGCGACATTGCCTTCTTGA
- a CDS encoding HAMP domain-containing histidine kinase has translation MRSIAKLESIRIRLTLWNTGVLLLTVLVALWTLRWGLWQVARAETDELIQDDIGELSLQFERLWPDMTAILEVMNRKAIAHAHRGVFMQVLGPDGRVTWNSASTPTALRNRGRTGIPGEYTISIGKYRVARRQLGSASMPPMRIRVGATPEPFEAHFAQLNRAMLMVGLLMVSLSPLGGFWLANRAIRPMAELIRGAEALQPTQLEQRLPVRQTNDELDQLSQTINRLLDRIAAYVEHNRQFVANAAHELRSPLAAIQTAVEVTGAAERTPEEYQELLDEVSEACSHLSFLVNQLLLLAESDTVGLQGCDEPVALDQVVRRSVEIFRAAAEDQAVTLTATVAPDVWVSGAAQHLRQVLNNLIDNCLKYTPAGGEVQVSLSRDDARQQAVLRVSDTGVGISVRDLPHIFEPFYRGDRARSRGAKQSGTGLGLSICQAIVREHGGTIEVASQVNQGTAFTIQFPALVREARTVTVEARSNS, from the coding sequence ATGCGCTCAATCGCCAAGCTGGAGTCGATCCGCATTCGGCTGACGCTGTGGAATACAGGCGTCTTGCTGCTGACGGTGCTCGTGGCGCTCTGGACTTTGCGTTGGGGATTGTGGCAGGTCGCCCGCGCAGAGACCGACGAGCTGATTCAGGACGATATTGGCGAGCTGTCGCTGCAATTCGAGCGACTCTGGCCCGACATGACGGCGATTCTCGAGGTCATGAACCGCAAGGCCATCGCACATGCTCATCGCGGCGTGTTCATGCAGGTGCTGGGTCCTGATGGCCGCGTGACGTGGAACAGCGCGAGCACGCCCACCGCGCTGCGCAACCGCGGTCGCACCGGCATTCCCGGCGAATACACGATTTCGATCGGCAAGTATCGCGTCGCGCGTCGGCAGCTCGGCTCGGCGAGTATGCCGCCGATGCGGATTCGGGTGGGCGCGACGCCGGAGCCGTTCGAGGCTCATTTTGCGCAATTGAACCGTGCGATGCTGATGGTGGGGTTGTTGATGGTATCGCTGTCTCCGTTGGGCGGTTTCTGGTTGGCCAACCGGGCGATCCGTCCGATGGCCGAGCTGATCCGCGGTGCCGAGGCTTTGCAGCCGACGCAGCTCGAGCAGCGATTGCCGGTGCGACAGACGAACGACGAGTTGGATCAGCTGTCGCAGACGATCAACCGGCTGCTCGACCGGATCGCGGCGTATGTGGAGCACAACCGGCAGTTCGTGGCCAACGCGGCGCACGAGCTGCGTTCGCCGCTGGCGGCGATTCAGACGGCGGTCGAGGTGACCGGGGCGGCAGAGCGGACGCCGGAAGAGTACCAGGAGCTGCTCGACGAGGTGAGCGAGGCTTGCTCGCATCTGTCGTTTCTGGTGAACCAGTTGCTGCTGCTGGCGGAGAGCGACACGGTGGGCTTGCAGGGTTGCGACGAGCCGGTGGCACTGGACCAGGTGGTGCGGCGTTCGGTGGAGATCTTTCGCGCGGCGGCCGAGGATCAAGCGGTGACGCTGACGGCCACGGTGGCGCCGGACGTGTGGGTCAGCGGCGCGGCACAACATCTGCGTCAGGTGCTCAACAATCTGATCGACAACTGTTTGAAGTACACTCCGGCGGGCGGCGAGGTGCAGGTGAGCCTGTCGCGCGACGATGCGCGTCAGCAGGCGGTACTGCGGGTGAGCGACACGGGAGTGGGGATTTCTGTCCGGGATCTGCCGCACATCTTCGAGCCGTTTTACCGCGGCGACCGGGCTCGGTCGCGCGGGGCGAAGCAGAGTGGGACGGGGCTGGGGTTGAGCATCTGCCAGGCGATCGTGCGGGAACACGGCGGCACGATCGAAGTGGCCAGCCAGGTCAATCAGGGCACCGCCTTCACCATCCAGTTCCCGGCGCTCGTACGGGAAGCACGCACGGTGACGGTGGAAGCAAGATCGAACTCCTGA